The following proteins are encoded in a genomic region of Streptococcus sp. 29892:
- a CDS encoding uroporphyrinogen-III synthase, whose protein sequence is MTATIVVTRDGVIDVDLQAALENVGFQLVIVPLIAFQAHPLPQQVQQELEKADWLFCTSATAFECFLPYLPSAIQIASIGEQTSRSIREAGRSVTFESTSQYGKDFVEEWLALGLERQTILLPQSHLANPRIAERLRQEGHSVLAWEMYDTVAHQAGQAQLATYLNIDRVIWTFASPSAWHSFTEVVKKLPASHKIAVIGRTTAQAVMDSGYEVDLMPDRPSITAMLETIMDKEKRYGIF, encoded by the coding sequence AGCTTTGGAAAATGTTGGCTTCCAGCTAGTAATTGTTCCTCTGATAGCTTTTCAGGCCCATCCCCTACCTCAACAAGTCCAGCAGGAGTTGGAAAAGGCTGATTGGTTGTTCTGCACCAGTGCGACAGCTTTTGAGTGCTTTCTGCCCTATCTCCCCTCTGCCATACAGATTGCCAGTATTGGCGAGCAGACCAGTCGTTCCATCAGGGAAGCAGGACGGTCAGTGACTTTTGAGTCCACTAGTCAGTATGGAAAAGATTTTGTAGAGGAGTGGCTGGCCCTTGGCTTAGAAAGGCAAACGATCTTGCTGCCTCAGAGTCATTTGGCCAATCCTCGCATCGCAGAGCGTTTGAGGCAAGAAGGGCATTCTGTGCTGGCTTGGGAGATGTATGACACGGTTGCCCATCAGGCAGGTCAGGCTCAGCTGGCTACTTATCTGAACATAGATAGGGTTATTTGGACCTTTGCTAGTCCATCTGCCTGGCACAGTTTTACAGAGGTAGTAAAAAAGCTCCCTGCCAGCCATAAAATAGCAGTCATTGGAAGGACAACAGCTCAGGCAGTGATGGACTCTGGTTATGAGGTAGACCTAATGCCAGACAGGCCTTCTATCACTGCCATGCTAGAAACCATAATGGATAAGGAGAAACGATATGGTATTTTTTAG
- the hemB gene encoding porphobilinogen synthase, which produces MVFFRHRRLRRTEGIRDLVRETQLLTTDLIYPIFVKEGLEDKQEVASMPGVYQFPLHQLVDEIAEVEKLGLKSIILFGIPKEKDEIGSQASCETGIVQEAIRLIKEHFPQLVVIADTCLCEFTSHGHCGLLKGQEVDNDTSLTRLAEVAISQARAGADIIAPSNAMDGYVEAIRQGLDQAGFEDIPIMSYAIKFASSFYGPFRDAGESAPKFGNRKTYQMDPANRLEALREALSDEKEGADFLMVKPGLAFLDILRELRQETKLPLVAYNVSGEYAMIKAAAQNGWIDEKAVVLETLTGFKRAGADLIITYFAKDVAYYLKEEG; this is translated from the coding sequence ATGGTATTTTTTAGACACAGACGTCTGAGAAGGACAGAAGGGATTCGCGATTTAGTCAGGGAAACCCAACTACTGACCACAGACTTGATTTATCCTATTTTTGTGAAAGAAGGTCTTGAAGACAAGCAGGAAGTAGCTTCCATGCCAGGAGTCTATCAATTCCCCTTGCATCAGTTAGTGGATGAAATAGCAGAAGTAGAAAAATTAGGGCTAAAGAGTATCATTCTATTTGGCATTCCCAAGGAAAAAGATGAGATTGGTAGCCAGGCCTCTTGTGAAACAGGCATTGTTCAGGAAGCGATTCGCCTAATCAAAGAACACTTCCCTCAGCTTGTCGTGATCGCAGATACCTGCTTGTGTGAATTTACCAGTCATGGACATTGTGGTTTGTTAAAAGGTCAGGAGGTTGACAATGATACTTCCTTGACACGCTTGGCAGAAGTTGCTATTAGTCAAGCAAGAGCGGGGGCGGATATCATTGCTCCATCCAACGCCATGGACGGCTATGTTGAGGCTATTCGTCAGGGACTGGATCAGGCAGGTTTTGAAGATATTCCCATCATGTCCTATGCCATTAAGTTTGCCTCTAGCTTTTACGGACCGTTTCGCGATGCTGGTGAGAGTGCTCCAAAGTTCGGCAATCGGAAGACCTACCAAATGGATCCAGCCAATCGTTTAGAAGCATTGAGAGAGGCACTGAGCGATGAGAAAGAAGGTGCTGACTTTCTCATGGTCAAGCCAGGCCTAGCCTTCTTGGATATTCTGCGGGAGTTACGGCAGGAAACAAAACTTCCCTTAGTTGCCTATAATGTCAGCGGAGAATATGCCATGATTAAAGCTGCAGCTCAAAATGGCTGGATTGATGAGAAGGCGGTTGTTCTTGAAACCTTGACAGGATTTAAGCGGGCAGGTGCAGACTTGATTATCACCTACTTTGCCAAAGACGTAGCCTACTATTTGAAAGAGGAAGGATAA
- the hemL gene encoding glutamate-1-semialdehyde 2,1-aminomutase: MQTQQSKFAFEQAQAVFPGGVNSPVRAFKAVEGNPVFIDRAKGAYLYDVDGNRYIDYVLSWGPMILGHAEDRVIEAVKSAVECGTSFGAPSPLETRLGQHLQERIPYLERMRMVSSGTEATMSAIRLARGVTRRDKIVKFVGCYHGHSDSFLVQAGSGVATFGLPNSPGVTEATAQDTITLPYNDKASLQTCFEEMGSDIACVIIEAVAGNMGLIQADHDFIHVIRELTSQYGALFIIDEVMTGFRASYTGATGLYGVEPDLLCFGKVVGGGFPMALFGGKKKYMDYIAPMGAVYQAGTLSGNPIAMTAGYETLVSLTPEIFKDMEGRTSQLCQGLKELAVRYQIPLQVVQVGTMFGFFFNERPVRNFEDSKASDQEVFARVHAGLLKQGIYLAPSQYESNFMSAAHTKEDIDQTLQAFDTVFGEIYG; encoded by the coding sequence ATGCAGACTCAACAATCTAAGTTCGCATTCGAACAAGCCCAAGCCGTTTTTCCAGGCGGAGTCAATAGTCCTGTCAGAGCCTTTAAGGCAGTTGAAGGAAATCCAGTATTTATCGACAGGGCCAAGGGTGCCTATCTTTATGATGTGGATGGAAATCGCTACATCGACTACGTTCTATCCTGGGGACCAATGATTCTAGGTCATGCAGAAGATAGAGTTATTGAAGCGGTCAAGTCAGCCGTGGAATGCGGCACCAGTTTTGGAGCACCAAGTCCCTTGGAAACTCGTTTGGGCCAGCACCTGCAGGAACGAATTCCCTATCTGGAACGGATGAGAATGGTCAGTTCGGGAACGGAAGCTACCATGAGTGCTATTCGCTTGGCACGTGGAGTAACCCGGAGGGATAAAATTGTTAAATTTGTTGGCTGTTACCATGGTCACAGTGATTCCTTCCTCGTTCAAGCAGGGTCAGGGGTTGCCACCTTTGGCTTGCCAAATTCCCCTGGGGTGACAGAAGCAACTGCTCAAGATACCATTACGTTACCTTATAATGATAAGGCCAGCCTTCAGACCTGTTTTGAAGAAATGGGTTCAGACATCGCCTGTGTCATTATCGAAGCAGTGGCGGGAAATATGGGGCTGATTCAGGCGGACCATGACTTTATCCATGTTATTCGAGAGCTCACCAGTCAATACGGTGCCTTGTTTATCATCGACGAAGTGATGACAGGTTTTAGGGCTAGTTATACTGGAGCTACTGGCTTGTACGGTGTGGAGCCAGACTTGTTGTGCTTTGGTAAGGTTGTTGGCGGAGGTTTCCCAATGGCACTCTTTGGAGGTAAGAAGAAGTACATGGACTATATCGCTCCCATGGGGGCAGTCTATCAGGCAGGTACCTTGTCAGGAAATCCCATCGCTATGACAGCTGGCTATGAAACCTTAGTGTCCTTAACACCAGAAATCTTCAAGGATATGGAAGGACGAACCAGTCAGCTTTGCCAAGGCTTGAAAGAGTTAGCTGTCAGGTATCAGATTCCCTTACAGGTTGTACAAGTTGGCACCATGTTTGGATTTTTCTTTAACGAGCGACCTGTTCGAAATTTTGAAGATTCCAAAGCCAGCGACCAGGAAGTCTTTGCTCGTGTCCATGCAGGCTTACTCAAACAAGGGATCTACCTAGCACCTTCCCAGTATGAATCAAATTTCATGTCCGCAGCTCATACCAAGGAAGATATTGATCAGACCTTGCAGGCCTTTGATACTGTTTTTGGAGAAATATATGGGTAA
- the cobU gene encoding bifunctional adenosylcobinamide kinase/adenosylcobinamide-phosphate guanylyltransferase, translating into MGKIVLVTGGARSGKSQFTEEQIWEKNRVCYIATGMSSGTDSEWQERVRLHQERRPAAWTTHEQFANLGSWLKDQTYDYYLLDCATMLTTNLLFQLVEIYFPEKIAMEDTNFLSKEEQAFISQQIHAQWQDILLAHRATESQLYIVTNEIGLGIVPDTKLGRYFRDLLGQVNQFLAKEASEVYLVICGLAQRLK; encoded by the coding sequence ATGGGTAAAATTGTCTTGGTAACTGGAGGAGCTCGAAGTGGCAAATCGCAGTTCACAGAAGAGCAAATCTGGGAGAAAAATCGTGTTTGTTATATAGCGACAGGAATGAGTTCAGGCACCGACAGTGAATGGCAGGAGCGAGTCCGACTTCACCAAGAACGCCGTCCAGCTGCTTGGACCACCCATGAACAGTTTGCGAATCTGGGATCCTGGTTGAAAGACCAAACCTACGATTATTACTTGCTGGACTGTGCCACCATGTTGACCACCAATCTCCTCTTTCAGCTGGTTGAAATCTATTTCCCTGAGAAAATAGCCATGGAGGATACCAACTTCCTAAGCAAGGAAGAACAGGCTTTTATCAGCCAACAAATCCATGCTCAATGGCAGGACATCCTACTTGCTCATAGGGCAACAGAGAGTCAGCTCTATATTGTTACCAACGAAATTGGACTGGGCATTGTTCCAGATACCAAGTTGGGACGGTATTTCCGCGATCTGCTTGGACAGGTAAATCAGTTTTTAGCGAAGGAGGCGAGTGAGGTTTATCTGGTGATTTGTGGCCTTGCTCAACGCTTAAAATGA
- the cobS gene encoding adenosylcobinamide-GDP ribazoletransferase, with amino-acid sequence MIDALIIYTQFFSRIPINKEVDIAHIQKGVPYLTLFGLLLGSITGLFYFLAQLVLPGIVAWCLSFLFDVLLTGGFHLDGLADTADGLFSSRKKERMLEIMKDSRIGSNGVLALILYYALMLVAYPYLPEPTWFIVAALAMIGKVGLALQLYHMRYARAEGGTGNFFSGTTSGQIFLSQLLPLASLVYVFSYKGLLAYGLVLLGSQVYRRFVYQKIDGHTGDTLGAFVEVAQLLFIIGLII; translated from the coding sequence ATGATAGATGCACTGATTATTTACACACAATTTTTTAGTCGGATTCCCATCAACAAGGAAGTGGACATTGCCCATATCCAGAAAGGAGTTCCCTACCTGACCCTATTTGGCCTCTTGCTAGGGAGTATTACAGGACTGTTTTATTTTCTAGCTCAGCTAGTTTTACCAGGGATAGTCGCGTGGTGCCTCAGTTTTCTCTTTGATGTCTTACTGACAGGTGGGTTTCACTTAGATGGCTTGGCAGATACTGCAGATGGACTTTTTTCCTCGCGAAAAAAGGAGAGAATGCTGGAAATCATGAAGGATAGTCGTATCGGTAGCAATGGTGTCCTGGCCTTGATTCTTTACTATGCTCTGATGCTGGTGGCCTATCCTTATCTTCCTGAGCCGACCTGGTTTATAGTGGCAGCCTTGGCGATGATTGGGAAGGTTGGACTAGCTCTGCAACTTTACCACATGCGCTATGCACGGGCTGAAGGTGGTACGGGCAATTTTTTCTCAGGCACGACAAGTGGTCAAATTTTCCTTTCTCAGCTCTTGCCACTAGCCAGCTTGGTTTATGTCTTTAGTTATAAAGGTTTGCTTGCCTACGGCCTTGTCTTGCTCGGTTCACAGGTCTATCGGCGGTTTGTCTACCAAAAAATTGACGGCCACACGGGTGATACTTTAGGAGCCTTTGTAGAAGTGGCTCAACTCCTATTTATTATTGGGTTAATCATATGA
- a CDS encoding histidine phosphatase family protein, with the protein MKIYLMRHGETDLNKKRCFYGNLDVSINQRGREQALVLHTLMQDIPVDKVYVSSLRRSQETAQLVFPVSIPIPLKNLDEKGFGLWEGLTADQIQEQFPLEWEAWLAEPFTYRPPEAEAFGEFQDRVWNEVDRLVNEHPGHSLALVAHLGVLRLIYQRLVDPSALFWDIDFPQGTVTVVEKKETYFTAYLLGKEVVDGKNNS; encoded by the coding sequence ATGAAAATCTACCTTATGCGTCACGGTGAAACCGATTTAAACAAGAAAAGATGTTTTTACGGAAACTTGGATGTTTCTATCAATCAAAGAGGCAGGGAGCAGGCTCTGGTTTTACATACTTTAATGCAAGATATTCCTGTTGACAAGGTCTATGTCAGCTCTTTAAGACGCAGTCAGGAAACAGCTCAACTTGTCTTTCCAGTTAGTATTCCAATTCCATTAAAAAACCTAGATGAAAAAGGTTTCGGATTGTGGGAAGGCTTGACTGCTGACCAGATTCAAGAACAATTTCCGCTGGAATGGGAGGCCTGGTTAGCTGAACCATTTACCTACAGACCACCAGAAGCGGAAGCTTTTGGGGAATTTCAAGACCGTGTTTGGAATGAAGTTGACAGATTGGTCAATGAACACCCAGGGCACTCACTGGCTCTTGTTGCTCACTTAGGTGTTTTAAGGCTGATTTACCAACGTTTAGTAGATCCATCGGCACTATTTTGGGATATTGATTTCCCACAAGGAACCGTGACTGTTGTTGAAAAAAAAGAAACATATTTTACTGCATATCTTTTAGGAAAAGAGGTTGTAGATGGTAAAAACAATTCATGA
- a CDS encoding NADH-dependent flavin oxidoreductase produces MVKTIHDAVQITDYIHTRNRVVLAPMTLSVCQPGGYVSQDDIDFYARRAGQVGMVITGSAYVHAQGQAFRDSFSVAEDDKIEGLSRLAHAIKEKGALAILQIYHGGRMVPPVLIEGKPVAPSAIIGSHGNVVEPRSLKHLEVDEILQAFLDATRRAIKAGFDGVELHGANTYLIQQFLSPHSNRRQDKWGGSLNNRMRFAKTLVKQVKKLVKEEADRPFLVGYRFSPEEIEDPGIELWDSLQLIEQLIAMGVDYLHLSLSHVFRPSLRNPEAPEPIIHSVIKKINGRVPLIAVGGVQTSQDVEEILAEDIPLFSVGKAMLLDPDWPIKVSQGREYDIITRYRDELQEELKLPTAFVNSLRDYLEGNQ; encoded by the coding sequence ATGGTAAAAACAATTCATGATGCCGTACAAATTACGGATTACATTCACACTAGAAATCGAGTGGTGCTGGCTCCCATGACCTTGAGTGTTTGTCAACCGGGAGGCTATGTGTCACAAGATGATATTGATTTTTATGCTCGTCGTGCTGGCCAAGTAGGTATGGTCATTACAGGTAGTGCCTATGTCCATGCACAAGGTCAGGCGTTCAGGGATAGCTTTAGCGTCGCGGAAGATGATAAGATTGAAGGTTTGTCCCGCTTGGCTCACGCCATCAAGGAAAAAGGAGCTTTGGCAATCTTACAAATCTATCATGGTGGCCGCATGGTTCCTCCAGTCCTGATTGAAGGAAAACCCGTAGCCCCTAGTGCCATTATTGGTTCTCATGGCAATGTAGTGGAGCCACGTTCCCTGAAGCATTTGGAAGTAGATGAGATCTTACAAGCCTTCCTTGATGCAACTAGGAGGGCCATAAAAGCAGGTTTCGATGGGGTAGAGTTACATGGAGCTAACACCTATTTAATCCAGCAATTCCTTTCTCCCCATTCCAATCGACGGCAAGATAAGTGGGGAGGCAGTCTGAATAACCGTATGCGGTTTGCCAAGACCTTAGTTAAGCAGGTGAAAAAACTAGTCAAAGAAGAGGCAGATAGACCATTTTTGGTTGGTTATCGTTTCTCCCCAGAAGAGATTGAAGATCCAGGGATTGAATTATGGGATAGTTTACAGCTGATAGAGCAGCTAATTGCAATGGGGGTAGATTATCTTCATCTCTCCTTAAGTCATGTTTTCCGACCTTCCCTGCGGAATCCTGAAGCACCAGAGCCGATCATTCACTCAGTCATTAAAAAAATCAATGGACGGGTTCCTTTGATTGCAGTTGGTGGGGTTCAGACTAGTCAAGATGTGGAAGAAATTCTCGCAGAAGATATCCCACTCTTCTCTGTTGGTAAGGCCATGTTACTAGATCCCGACTGGCCAATCAAGGTTTCTCAAGGACGGGAGTATGACATCATTACCCGCTATCGAGATGAACTGCAAGAAGAGCTGAAACTTCCAACAGCATTTGTCAATTCCTTACGGGATTATTTGGAAGGCAACCAATGA
- a CDS encoding flavin reductase family protein gives MKKTFETRKLYFGFPVFFLGYKDDVHGYNITTSSSAYSLGSMMVIGMRTKGNAVTEISKHGHFTVNIPREELIEEVELAGFNSRKDKFSLTGLTYTVGETVDAPLVNECPISIECEVVELVECGKLTNIIGKVTRRVVEEDLLDENGDFKGHEFSPISYIGDGSGRDYRFYNEKSLRMGTLIKKRREAEAKSD, from the coding sequence GTGAAAAAAACATTTGAAACACGCAAGCTATATTTCGGATTCCCAGTATTCTTTCTGGGATATAAAGATGATGTTCATGGATACAATATAACAACCTCAAGTTCTGCTTATTCTTTGGGCAGTATGATGGTTATTGGCATGAGGACAAAGGGAAATGCAGTAACTGAAATCAGTAAACATGGTCACTTTACTGTCAATATTCCTAGAGAAGAGTTGATTGAGGAAGTGGAACTTGCTGGTTTTAATAGCCGAAAAGATAAATTTTCCTTGACTGGTTTGACTTACACAGTTGGTGAAACAGTCGATGCTCCTTTAGTAAATGAGTGCCCAATTTCTATTGAGTGCGAAGTTGTTGAACTTGTGGAATGTGGTAAGTTGACCAACATTATTGGAAAAGTGACGCGCAGAGTAGTAGAAGAAGACTTGCTTGATGAAAATGGTGATTTTAAGGGCCATGAATTTTCGCCGATCAGCTATATCGGTGATGGTTCAGGTCGGGACTATCGTTTCTATAATGAAAAATCCTTACGAATGGGGACTCTGATCAAAAAACGAAGAGAAGCAGAAGCAAAGTCGGATTAG
- a CDS encoding 1-propanol dehydrogenase PduQ, with protein sequence MYKIFYKTELCIGEGALEQLRSYKNEHILVVADPFLKQTGQLDSVLSYLDSSNQCHVFDDIVPDPPIETIIAGIQSVGGQQISIILAIGGGSALDAAKAIYYFGKKMAVFTDVTLIAIPTTSGTGSEVTEFAVITDRQKEIKYPLVSREILPDVAILDSCLVSSLPGNITADTGMDVLTHAIEAYVSTKATDFSDALAEKAIKLVFEYLPKAYKNGNDSVAREKMHVASTLAGMAFNTASLGINHGLAHATGAKFHIPHGRVNSILMPYVIQYNANISARGLGDGDRATAIRYQEIAKLIGCSATSPVLGVRQLIDAVKKLQRKLDLPMTLREYGVSVSDFNQYKEEIAAAAVVDKCTATNPRQPSTEEALVVLENAF encoded by the coding sequence ATGTACAAGATTTTCTATAAAACAGAATTGTGCATAGGTGAGGGTGCTCTAGAACAGCTAAGAAGTTATAAGAATGAGCACATCTTGGTTGTTGCAGATCCCTTCCTAAAACAAACTGGTCAGTTGGACAGTGTATTAAGTTATCTGGATTCAAGCAATCAGTGTCATGTTTTTGATGATATTGTACCAGACCCACCGATTGAAACCATAATTGCTGGTATTCAGTCTGTGGGTGGTCAACAAATCAGTATCATCCTTGCGATTGGCGGTGGTTCAGCTCTTGATGCAGCCAAGGCAATTTACTACTTTGGTAAAAAAATGGCTGTGTTTACAGATGTGACTTTAATTGCTATCCCAACAACCAGCGGTACTGGTTCGGAAGTGACGGAATTTGCCGTCATTACTGACAGGCAAAAAGAAATCAAGTATCCTTTGGTTTCAAGAGAAATACTACCCGATGTAGCCATTTTAGATTCCTGTTTAGTATCATCTCTACCAGGAAACATTACAGCAGATACGGGGATGGATGTCCTGACCCACGCTATTGAAGCCTATGTTTCGACCAAGGCAACAGATTTTTCAGATGCTCTAGCAGAAAAAGCCATTAAATTAGTTTTCGAATACCTACCTAAAGCCTACAAAAATGGAAACGATTCAGTGGCTCGTGAAAAAATGCATGTTGCGTCAACTCTGGCAGGCATGGCCTTCAATACCGCATCCTTGGGGATCAACCATGGCTTAGCCCATGCTACAGGAGCAAAATTCCATATCCCTCATGGACGAGTAAACAGTATTCTAATGCCATACGTCATCCAGTATAATGCCAATATCAGTGCTCGTGGACTAGGTGACGGTGATAGAGCAACAGCTATCCGATACCAAGAGATTGCTAAACTAATTGGTTGCAGTGCTACTAGTCCTGTTTTGGGTGTTCGACAGCTGATTGACGCTGTGAAAAAATTGCAACGAAAACTGGATTTGCCGATGACCTTACGGGAGTATGGTGTTTCTGTTAGTGATTTTAATCAGTACAAGGAAGAAATTGCAGCAGCAGCGGTAGTAGATAAGTGTACTGCTACAAATCCACGACAACCGAGCACGGAAGAAGCTTTGGTAGTTTTGGAAAATGCTTTCTAG
- the eutS gene encoding ethanolamine utilization microcompartment protein EutS: protein MEEKQRMIQEYVPGKQITLAHLIANPDEVIYEKLGLLVDKKGAIGILTITPSEASIIAVDLATKAADVQIGFVDRFSGSVVMTGDVSSVEAALVAVLQGLEEILHFSSTVVTRT, encoded by the coding sequence CTGGAAGAAAAACAGAGAATGATACAAGAGTATGTACCAGGGAAACAGATAACCCTGGCCCATCTCATTGCAAATCCTGATGAAGTTATTTATGAAAAACTTGGTTTGCTGGTCGATAAAAAAGGAGCTATTGGCATACTGACGATTACTCCTAGTGAAGCTTCCATCATTGCGGTAGATCTTGCGACCAAGGCGGCAGATGTTCAGATCGGCTTTGTTGATCGATTTAGTGGCTCTGTTGTCATGACAGGAGATGTTTCATCTGTTGAGGCTGCTCTAGTAGCTGTGTTACAAGGCTTGGAGGAAATTCTTCATTTTTCAAGTACAGTTGTAACGCGGACATAA
- a CDS encoding ANTAR domain-containing response regulator yields MKGRILIADKDPMVRREVRELLEKADFEVVAEASDGFEAIELSQKYRSDLVVMSIQLPLLDGLTACKKILDDNLAYSVLLLTTQSDEQYIEKAKRYGVSGYLVKPLDAKSLIPMVEVCIARGRQFQHLTSEMAKLTKKINDRIIIEKAKGLLMSRDHLSESAAFKHIRTISMQKRVPMVEIAKLLVMHDEF; encoded by the coding sequence ATGAAAGGTAGAATACTAATAGCAGACAAGGATCCAATGGTTAGACGTGAAGTTAGAGAACTATTGGAAAAGGCTGATTTCGAAGTTGTGGCAGAGGCTAGTGATGGCTTTGAAGCAATAGAATTAAGTCAAAAATACCGTTCGGATTTAGTTGTGATGTCTATCCAGCTACCTCTATTAGACGGTTTGACAGCCTGTAAAAAAATATTGGATGACAATCTGGCCTATAGTGTTCTCTTGTTAACTACCCAAAGTGATGAACAGTATATCGAGAAAGCCAAAAGATATGGTGTTAGTGGTTACTTAGTAAAACCTCTTGATGCTAAATCATTGATTCCTATGGTGGAAGTATGTATAGCAAGAGGTAGACAATTTCAGCACTTGACCAGTGAAATGGCTAAATTGACGAAGAAAATCAATGACCGTATCATCATTGAAAAAGCAAAAGGCTTATTGATGTCCCGTGATCATCTATCAGAATCAGCAGCCTTTAAGCATATTCGAACCATCAGTATGCAAAAGCGAGTTCCCATGGTGGAAATTGCTAAATTGTTGGTTATGCATGATGAGTTTTAA
- the eutA gene encoding ethanolamine ammonia-lyase reactivating factor EutA: MSDKILSVGIDIGTATTQLVLSELTVENIASVFTIPRVYITDKKVLYRSEIIFTPIFENLLIDVESIKEFVRLEYQKAGISKDMIQMGAVIITGETARKDNASQVLEALSGYAGDFVVATAGPDLESIISGKGAGSYQYSQEHHTSVANIDIGGGTSNISVYREGDLIDTACFDIGGRLVKIEPNSHKITYIAPKLQEIISQEKLQLAVGAQLNGPDLERLIGILVSVLEQSLGLDTNSPYYELLQTNHGLKLDYPVKCVSFSGGVADAIFQADPSVSDFHYGDIGILLGKALAQSKIFSDKKVIESVETIRATVVGAGSHTTEVSGSTITYISKILPIKNIPVLKLSSQDEMGSKQMLAEAIKEKSRWFMLENEVQELALALDGIKSPSFVRVQEYAQAILEGMKDSIDRGIPLLVVVKEDMAKVLGQSLFALLPKDYPFVCIDSVDVQNGDYIDIGNPLIEGSVLPVVVKTLVFS, translated from the coding sequence ATGTCCGATAAGATTTTAAGTGTTGGCATTGATATTGGTACTGCTACGACCCAACTGGTGTTATCTGAATTGACTGTGGAGAATATTGCCTCCGTTTTCACTATTCCACGTGTCTATATAACAGATAAGAAGGTTCTATATAGGAGTGAAATTATCTTTACTCCCATCTTTGAAAATCTTTTGATAGATGTTGAGTCTATAAAAGAATTTGTCCGCTTGGAATACCAAAAAGCAGGTATTTCTAAAGATATGATTCAGATGGGGGCTGTCATCATAACGGGTGAAACAGCTAGAAAGGATAATGCTAGTCAAGTCTTAGAGGCTTTGAGTGGCTATGCTGGTGATTTTGTTGTTGCTACTGCTGGTCCAGACTTAGAGAGTATTATCTCTGGAAAGGGAGCTGGTAGCTATCAGTACTCTCAGGAACATCACACTTCTGTAGCAAATATTGATATTGGTGGTGGAACATCCAATATCTCTGTTTACCGAGAGGGTGATTTGATTGATACAGCGTGCTTTGATATTGGTGGCAGGCTTGTAAAAATTGAACCTAATAGTCACAAAATTACCTATATTGCTCCAAAACTTCAAGAAATTATTAGCCAAGAAAAATTACAATTGGCAGTAGGGGCTCAACTTAATGGTCCAGATTTAGAACGCTTAATAGGTATTTTAGTATCTGTACTGGAGCAAAGTTTGGGTCTAGATACAAATAGTCCATACTATGAGTTACTTCAGACTAATCATGGTTTGAAACTAGATTATCCTGTCAAGTGTGTTTCGTTCTCAGGGGGAGTAGCTGATGCTATTTTCCAAGCAGATCCTTCTGTTAGTGATTTTCACTATGGTGATATAGGGATACTACTTGGAAAAGCGCTAGCACAATCGAAAATATTTTCAGACAAGAAGGTAATTGAGTCAGTTGAAACCATTCGGGCTACAGTAGTTGGTGCTGGTAGTCATACGACAGAGGTAAGTGGGAGCACGATTACCTACATTTCGAAAATTTTGCCAATCAAGAATATCCCAGTTTTAAAATTATCTAGTCAAGATGAGATGGGTTCTAAGCAAATGCTGGCAGAAGCTATTAAGGAAAAAAGCCGTTGGTTCATGCTTGAAAATGAAGTGCAGGAATTAGCGCTGGCCTTAGATGGTATAAAGAGTCCAAGTTTTGTCAGGGTACAAGAATATGCTCAGGCTATTCTGGAAGGGATGAAAGATAGTATTGACCGAGGAATTCCTTTGTTGGTTGTTGTCAAGGAAGACATGGCAAAGGTACTTGGTCAAAGCTTGTTTGCATTGTTGCCTAAAGATTATCCCTTTGTTTGTATCGATTCAGTTGATGTGCAAAATGGAGATTACATTGATATTGGCAATCCGCTAATCGAAGGGTCAGTTTTACCAGTCGTTGTAAAAACCCTCGTATTTAGTTAA